In a single window of the Dinghuibacter silviterrae genome:
- a CDS encoding CocE/NonD family hydrolase yields MRKVFFPAFLFFFHQLSAQQIFFPKENFKDSVTLAAAIPALAAQVITEYKNEDKTDYYDNLFRFQLMAKQYDQAIATIDSLRSVIPSAGQKGINGLGFQYSTFAKAKLASQKGNLSFGDCFKRIFATEYERLDADARYILSVRLLYDIRPLKKGLDQLIDIQRQKDTISLKEAAQLIRVYNSYIVYSDIMLLMNPIVAAEDKKEFIIDQVLIKTRDGSLIEAEAGRPGDAKGKLPTIFIFNIYIDSANDAAMIKRYVSSGYACVMAFTRGKGKSPQAIEPFEHDADDAYDVIDWISNQPWSDKKVGMTGGSYLGFAQWAAAKSLHPALKTIMPEVAVGSGIDFPMGGNIFMSYMLQWIHYVTNSKQTDNVDFNNTNHWDSVNMNWYRRGAAYRALDTVEGRPNPIFQRWLQHPSFDSFWQNTRAYGQDFSKINIPVLTTTGYYDGDGKGAMHYYREHYLHNPHADNYLVIGPYNHGGAQGYPQTELYGYKVDSVATAFNFTDLGIKWFNYVLKDSARPALLQDKVNYEVMGANEWKHVPSLADMSNDTLTFYLGNIRVDQHYKLSEVPRPDEFIRQEVDLADRTDSASDEEAFKIIDKTIDAKNAISFISKPMEQPLIVSGSFVASLKAALNKRDMDLAMYLYERMPDGKYFYLESALLRASYAKDHSNRQLLEPGRKETIPVDKAGMTAKALSKGSRLVIVLRINKSPGWQINYGTGKDVSDETIADAKEPLEIKWFSDSYIKVPVWR; encoded by the coding sequence ATGAGAAAAGTGTTTTTCCCCGCCTTCCTTTTTTTCTTTCACCAGTTGTCCGCACAGCAAATCTTCTTCCCCAAAGAGAATTTCAAAGACAGCGTAACGCTGGCCGCAGCGATTCCGGCGCTTGCAGCGCAGGTCATCACCGAGTACAAGAATGAAGACAAGACAGATTATTACGATAACTTGTTTCGCTTCCAGTTAATGGCCAAACAATACGACCAGGCCATTGCCACCATCGATTCCCTCAGGAGCGTCATACCATCCGCCGGTCAAAAAGGAATTAACGGCTTGGGGTTTCAATACAGTACGTTTGCAAAAGCCAAGCTCGCCTCCCAGAAAGGGAACCTTTCCTTCGGGGATTGTTTTAAGAGGATATTTGCCACCGAATATGAGCGACTGGACGCGGATGCGAGGTATATCCTTTCGGTTCGCCTCCTTTACGACATCCGGCCTTTGAAAAAAGGCCTCGACCAACTTATAGACATCCAGCGACAAAAGGACACGATCTCTCTAAAAGAAGCGGCGCAATTGATCCGTGTCTATAACTCCTATATCGTTTACAGCGACATTATGCTGTTGATGAACCCGATCGTTGCGGCTGAGGACAAAAAGGAATTCATCATCGACCAGGTGCTTATCAAAACGCGCGATGGCAGCCTGATAGAGGCCGAAGCAGGGCGCCCCGGGGATGCAAAAGGCAAGCTGCCCACGATTTTCATTTTCAATATCTACATCGATTCCGCAAATGATGCCGCAATGATAAAGAGATATGTTTCCAGCGGCTACGCCTGCGTGATGGCCTTTACAAGAGGCAAGGGGAAAAGCCCGCAGGCGATCGAACCCTTCGAGCACGACGCGGACGACGCCTATGATGTGATCGACTGGATCAGCAATCAACCGTGGAGCGATAAAAAAGTCGGCATGACCGGCGGAAGCTATCTCGGTTTCGCCCAATGGGCGGCAGCCAAGAGCCTTCATCCTGCACTCAAAACCATCATGCCGGAAGTGGCGGTAGGTTCGGGGATAGACTTTCCCATGGGGGGCAATATCTTCATGAGCTATATGCTTCAATGGATTCATTATGTAACCAATAGCAAGCAAACCGACAACGTCGACTTCAACAATACCAACCACTGGGATTCCGTCAACATGAACTGGTACAGGCGAGGAGCCGCCTATCGTGCATTGGATACTGTAGAAGGCAGGCCGAATCCGATTTTTCAACGCTGGCTGCAGCATCCCTCCTTTGACAGCTTCTGGCAGAACACGAGGGCCTATGGGCAGGACTTTTCGAAAATCAATATACCTGTACTGACGACGACGGGTTATTATGATGGTGATGGCAAAGGGGCGATGCATTACTACCGCGAGCACTATCTTCACAATCCCCATGCTGATAACTACCTTGTCATCGGCCCTTACAATCACGGGGGCGCGCAGGGGTATCCCCAGACAGAATTATATGGATACAAAGTGGATTCCGTAGCCACCGCATTCAATTTTACCGACCTCGGGATCAAGTGGTTCAACTATGTGCTAAAAGACAGTGCCCGACCCGCCCTTCTCCAGGATAAAGTCAATTACGAAGTCATGGGCGCCAATGAATGGAAGCACGTCCCATCGCTGGCCGATATGAGTAATGATACGCTCACTTTCTACCTCGGTAACATCCGGGTCGACCAGCATTATAAGCTCAGCGAAGTACCCCGGCCCGACGAGTTTATCCGCCAGGAAGTCGATCTGGCCGACCGGACCGATTCGGCTTCGGATGAAGAGGCATTTAAGATCATCGACAAAACGATCGATGCCAAAAATGCGATTAGTTTTATCTCCAAGCCCATGGAACAACCATTGATCGTGAGTGGTTCTTTTGTTGCGTCGCTGAAGGCGGCCCTCAATAAGCGAGACATGGACCTGGCCATGTATCTCTACGAACGAATGCCTGACGGGAAATATTTCTACCTCGAATCTGCTTTGCTAAGGGCAAGTTATGCGAAGGACCACAGTAACCGGCAGTTACTGGAACCCGGAAGGAAAGAAACCATTCCTGTCGATAAAGCCGGCATGACCGCCAAAGCACTAAGCAAAGGCAGCCGGCTGGTCATCGTACTCCGCATCAACAAGAGCCCGGGCTGGCAGATCAACTACGGCACCGGAAAAGATGTCAGCGACGAGACGATTGCAGATGCGAAGGAGCCGTTGGAAATAAAGTGGTTTTCGGACAGCTATATAAAGGTACCGGTGTGGAGATGA
- a CDS encoding glycoside hydrolase family 38 N-terminal domain-containing protein, which yields MTRLKLAALALTLSFTQCIRAQTPVKEIIVIFKTHFDIGYTHRVKDIVHYYRTDMIDHALTIMDSSRSLPVEQQFKWTCPGWVMAKVMEPWPGQTEERRQKLDEAFSKGRFITHAMPFTIETDVCEPEVLTRGLVFASRLTRQYHLPLPIAAKVTDIPSHSGELATVLGNAGVKFLHIGCNWPSGFVQTPGLFWWEGPDGSRVLTFYSSIYGTAVGLGWPSDWGGSDHFVGHGLLPPADWPYKVWPAIFVTLDNSGPPDEKQVKALFEEARAKLPGVKIRVGTMDDFARDILAGHPELPVVKKEMPDTWIHGFMSDPGGSALSRASAPLLAGDELLNTQLKIWGLPVSPVADSMAKAYELMALYAEHTWGSARDIEQYGEEFKKLPPSTYADLEASWEDKTDYIRHAWHIADQLKQDNLRWLAHEVACDPNSVIVFNPLPWQRSGVVNVNGQSVLVKNVPASGYKTVKIPDKPKTATGNFIENQYYKITFDVASGTIQSLMDKRTGHDWAANVSGVQTGQYCNERFTFEQTAQYTEAYQQRRAWNAFGAKGDWLHPGMHKPGMISGKVVPYRMASPVGGKLSIYVAGPQQTAVLDMPADTARHLPASRLKVTLVDEQPYVDMEVTILDKAKDNWPEADWLALPFHIKNPVFKVYRSLGVMDPGMDIAKGANKYLYTAGQGVTMADASGNGIAVCPLDHPLISLDTPGCWKFSLDFIPRKPVVYVNLYNNQWNTNYRYWYPGTWSSRIRIWTFNNHTPKGGILPVPALEARYPLQVAVPENSTGQLPGEQSGVAVSRKGVLVTAFGEDPDGNPGTLLRLWEMTGVSGDIRITLPGYRHFTSATPINLRGEVAGKKIPIVNGQFTMGIKAFGPASFNLQ from the coding sequence ATGACCCGATTAAAGCTTGCCGCCCTCGCACTGACATTGTCTTTTACACAATGTATCCGGGCCCAGACCCCCGTTAAGGAAATCATCGTCATTTTCAAAACCCATTTCGACATCGGCTATACCCATAGGGTCAAAGACATCGTGCATTATTACCGCACCGATATGATCGATCATGCGCTCACCATCATGGATTCGTCCCGGTCGTTGCCGGTGGAGCAACAGTTTAAATGGACCTGTCCGGGCTGGGTGATGGCCAAGGTGATGGAGCCCTGGCCGGGGCAGACGGAAGAGCGGAGGCAGAAGCTGGATGAGGCCTTTAGCAAGGGTCGATTCATCACCCATGCGATGCCTTTTACCATCGAAACCGACGTCTGTGAGCCGGAGGTATTGACACGCGGCCTGGTTTTCGCTTCAAGGCTGACAAGGCAATATCACCTGCCGCTGCCGATTGCCGCGAAGGTGACGGATATTCCCTCTCACTCGGGCGAGCTGGCCACGGTATTGGGCAATGCGGGGGTAAAGTTTTTGCACATAGGATGTAACTGGCCCAGTGGTTTTGTACAAACGCCCGGTCTTTTCTGGTGGGAAGGGCCGGATGGCTCCCGGGTGTTGACATTTTATTCAAGCATTTATGGGACGGCTGTCGGTCTCGGCTGGCCAAGCGATTGGGGAGGTAGTGATCACTTTGTGGGGCATGGATTGCTGCCGCCGGCTGATTGGCCCTATAAGGTCTGGCCGGCCATTTTTGTAACGCTGGACAACAGCGGCCCCCCGGATGAGAAACAAGTGAAAGCGTTGTTTGAGGAGGCCAGGGCAAAGCTGCCGGGGGTAAAAATCCGGGTGGGGACGATGGATGATTTCGCGAGGGACATTCTTGCCGGACACCCCGAATTGCCGGTCGTAAAAAAGGAAATGCCCGATACCTGGATCCATGGATTCATGTCCGATCCGGGTGGTTCGGCACTGTCACGGGCGTCAGCTCCCTTACTAGCCGGGGATGAGCTATTGAATACGCAACTGAAGATATGGGGACTACCGGTGTCGCCTGTTGCCGATTCTATGGCGAAGGCGTATGAATTGATGGCTTTGTACGCAGAACATACCTGGGGAAGCGCGAGGGACATTGAACAATATGGAGAGGAATTTAAAAAACTGCCTCCTTCAACCTACGCCGATCTGGAAGCATCCTGGGAGGATAAAACCGATTATATCCGCCATGCCTGGCATATTGCCGATCAACTGAAGCAGGATAACCTCAGGTGGCTGGCGCACGAGGTAGCATGTGATCCAAACAGTGTCATAGTTTTCAATCCGTTGCCGTGGCAGAGAAGCGGTGTGGTGAATGTCAACGGCCAGTCGGTCCTTGTAAAAAATGTGCCCGCAAGTGGGTATAAAACGGTGAAGATACCGGACAAACCAAAGACAGCGACAGGTAATTTTATCGAGAATCAATACTATAAAATTACGTTCGATGTTGCAAGCGGCACTATACAGTCTCTGATGGACAAGCGTACCGGTCATGATTGGGCCGCTAACGTATCGGGGGTGCAAACAGGTCAATATTGCAATGAACGATTCACCTTCGAACAAACGGCGCAGTATACGGAAGCATACCAGCAACGACGCGCCTGGAATGCCTTTGGTGCTAAAGGAGACTGGCTGCACCCGGGTATGCACAAACCTGGTATGATTTCCGGTAAAGTCGTCCCTTACCGGATGGCGTCTCCTGTAGGTGGAAAGCTGAGCATTTATGTGGCTGGGCCGCAACAGACGGCTGTTTTGGACATGCCCGCCGATACGGCCCGGCATTTGCCCGCGTCGAGATTAAAGGTAACCTTGGTGGATGAGCAGCCTTATGTCGATATGGAGGTGACCATTCTGGATAAAGCGAAGGACAATTGGCCGGAAGCCGACTGGCTGGCACTTCCGTTCCATATTAAAAACCCGGTCTTCAAGGTGTATCGTTCATTGGGCGTGATGGATCCCGGGATGGATATAGCAAAAGGAGCAAACAAGTACCTGTATACGGCAGGGCAGGGGGTTACCATGGCTGATGCGAGCGGTAACGGCATAGCCGTTTGCCCCCTGGATCATCCGCTGATCAGCCTGGATACACCCGGTTGCTGGAAATTTTCGCTTGATTTTATTCCCCGGAAGCCCGTGGTGTATGTCAATTTATACAACAACCAATGGAATACAAATTACCGGTATTGGTATCCCGGCACCTGGAGCTCCCGCATCAGGATCTGGACATTCAATAACCATACCCCGAAGGGGGGCATATTGCCGGTTCCTGCATTGGAAGCCCGTTATCCGCTTCAGGTAGCCGTTCCGGAAAACAGCACCGGCCAATTGCCCGGCGAACAAAGCGGGGTGGCGGTGTCACGGAAGGGGGTATTGGTGACGGCTTTTGGCGAAGACCCCGATGGCAACCCCGGTACCTTACTGCGTTTGTGGGAAATGACGGGCGTGTCCGGTGACATCAGGATTACCTTGCCGGGGTACCGGCATTTCACCAGTGCCACGCCAATAAACCTCCGGGGCGAAGTTGCCGGAAAGAAAATCCCCATAGTAAATGGGCAATTTACTATGGGGATCAAAGCATTCGGTCCTGCCAGCTTTAATTTGCAATAG
- a CDS encoding LamG domain-containing protein, with protein MTYKKLSALSGILIVMAAFLVNSCTKSSSNPTSTTDTTVNLTKGLLLYLPFSGNIADSSGNNNPTTAIGSVLTYDAHGYANNAFGATGNGERVIVTNNGSIKFDTAYSLSFGVMVNDNRPEYYIAMVNPTVAKGVNFVIGSVVGPTTQLAMGTEDTTVGCEGNATNDALNKVDSTGFIPVPGAWYNVIGIYHKGLIQVYVNGQLISSAHSTGSVSNCCQSSNIVIGAWWNQDLQSLNGKLDNIRLYNRVLTPHEIAKLASNYQVTSNSIKPAAQTGSGPIAN; from the coding sequence ATGACTTACAAGAAATTGTCCGCACTCTCCGGAATCCTTATCGTGATGGCGGCATTCCTGGTGAACTCCTGCACCAAAAGCAGCTCCAACCCGACCTCCACGACCGATACCACCGTCAACCTGACCAAGGGTCTGTTGCTGTATCTGCCTTTTTCCGGGAATATCGCCGACTCCAGCGGCAACAATAACCCCACGACCGCCATCGGAAGCGTCCTGACCTATGACGCCCACGGCTATGCGAACAACGCATTTGGCGCTACGGGTAACGGCGAAAGGGTCATCGTTACCAATAACGGTTCCATCAAATTCGATACGGCCTATTCGCTGTCTTTTGGCGTGATGGTCAACGACAACCGGCCGGAATATTACATCGCCATGGTAAACCCCACCGTTGCGAAGGGCGTCAACTTTGTCATAGGTAGTGTAGTTGGCCCCACTACTCAACTGGCTATGGGTACCGAAGATACGACGGTTGGATGCGAAGGCAACGCAACGAACGACGCGCTGAACAAGGTCGATTCAACCGGATTCATTCCCGTACCGGGCGCTTGGTATAACGTCATTGGCATCTACCACAAGGGGCTGATCCAGGTATATGTCAATGGCCAATTGATCTCCAGTGCACACAGTACAGGAAGCGTGTCCAACTGCTGTCAAAGCTCCAACATCGTCATCGGCGCCTGGTGGAACCAGGACCTGCAAAGCCTTAATGGTAAATTGGACAATATCCGGCTGTACAACCGGGTACTCACGCCCCATGAAATTGCGAAGTTGGCCAGCAATTACCAGGTCACTTCCAATAGCATTAAACCGGCTGCTCAAACAGGCAGCGGCCCTATTGCAAATTAA
- a CDS encoding T9SS type A sorting domain-containing protein produces MRKSLPHVLLCLVLSLAGVYTLKAQCPASTPLVMNSVTTTESRCQASGTATVSASGGSTPYTYSIIAGPTLSAPQSSNILQSLAPGTYTVQVTDNCNTSVTSSFTVTGTYAVPSVAISTQMPSCPSSSDGSITINITNGRAPLAFSLVSPSPVTAGPQTGNVFTGLPVGTYTCQVTDSCGNFQTRTVVLTSASAVNFYNANFWYISCDSFAYAVTLNVASSFKPPYTLTLPLPGGQVLTHVLTNPTVVGAGYIMDTFYFRYHHINGDNEVLTITAADGCGSSNTTAYFMENLNMRPTPTLATTCGTQYTYTFDYDYDNALQPSTLHCGTITYTLVSPSGTVLASQLNNSTFSGYPPGTGYQVIRQDCCERDTLLFDWDTVPAFTITNAFVYKYATCKEGTSAVELEFYPTNRTGDIVFASGPPTMTLADGTTQTLTYPDTIHNILLGTLVYVNYFTVGTYKLYVNTACGETDSVTVTVDSSDLRHSTFSAPLIKGCAGANKIMLNAASNTVLNAAHQYGHITVNTSYDTYFANSPFTDSIVNVPSGTTWYASFHYLNPFQPIVYPNDMATWGCDAINDTIVVPSYTQPEFNASAAVAICGATRQVALLPDSSTGVTPYEFQIVSGPTTTALQTSPVFSGISAGTYTFQMVDACDNSFSRSITIDTLTAPTVVATGSTCVGSDMTLTLPASPFYSYSWQLPDGSTSTSNTLALHPVTASDIGTYTISVTSAIGGCTNITTEWFSLNSCLPLLETLLGFSGEWNQDNINLYWQTTDELNLSYYIVERSTDGYTYTPVQRVTAGDGLLNNYTATDTHVPEGTVYYRLQMVKFNGQVDYSGIISFSKAQTQSYNVHPTLVTGDVPVTVTCPRTINNTFIRVIGVDGKVWLTGSIPAGSTAGSIDVSSLAKGMYFVVLINDGRTVAAKILKQ; encoded by the coding sequence ATGAGAAAAAGCTTACCTCATGTGCTGCTCTGCCTTGTGCTGTCCCTTGCGGGCGTGTATACACTAAAAGCACAATGCCCTGCGTCCACCCCCCTTGTTATGAATTCGGTCACCACTACCGAAAGCCGGTGCCAGGCTTCCGGCACGGCGACCGTGTCCGCATCGGGTGGGTCAACGCCCTATACGTACAGCATCATTGCCGGTCCCACCTTGTCAGCACCGCAATCCTCGAATATATTGCAGTCGCTGGCACCGGGCACCTATACGGTGCAGGTCACCGATAATTGCAATACATCGGTGACCAGCTCTTTTACCGTTACCGGTACGTATGCGGTTCCGTCGGTGGCAATCAGCACACAAATGCCCTCCTGCCCGTCAAGCAGCGATGGTTCGATCACCATTAATATTACCAATGGCCGGGCGCCGCTGGCTTTTTCGCTGGTCAGCCCTTCGCCCGTCACCGCGGGTCCGCAGACCGGCAATGTATTTACCGGCCTGCCGGTCGGTACCTATACTTGTCAGGTCACCGATTCCTGCGGAAATTTCCAAACCAGGACAGTGGTGCTTACCAGCGCCAGCGCTGTGAATTTTTACAACGCCAACTTCTGGTACATTTCCTGCGACTCATTTGCTTACGCGGTAACGCTGAATGTAGCGTCCAGTTTCAAACCTCCCTACACCCTTACATTGCCGCTTCCGGGTGGCCAGGTCTTGACGCACGTGCTTACAAATCCCACGGTCGTGGGGGCCGGTTATATCATGGATACGTTCTATTTCAGGTATCATCATATCAACGGGGACAACGAAGTATTGACCATAACGGCTGCCGACGGTTGCGGGTCTTCCAATACCACTGCCTATTTTATGGAAAACCTCAATATGCGTCCGACGCCCACGCTCGCCACGACCTGCGGTACGCAATATACCTATACATTTGACTATGACTATGACAATGCGCTGCAACCTTCGACGCTGCATTGCGGCACCATTACGTATACATTGGTAAGCCCTTCCGGAACCGTGCTGGCCTCACAGCTCAATAATTCGACCTTCAGCGGTTATCCTCCGGGTACGGGTTATCAAGTGATACGGCAGGATTGTTGCGAAAGAGACACGCTGTTATTCGACTGGGACACGGTACCGGCATTTACGATAACCAATGCGTTCGTCTATAAGTATGCCACCTGTAAGGAAGGGACATCCGCCGTGGAATTGGAATTCTATCCGACAAACAGGACGGGGGACATCGTGTTTGCCTCCGGTCCGCCTACGATGACCCTGGCCGACGGTACCACGCAAACCCTGACTTACCCGGATACGATCCACAACATATTGCTTGGAACCCTGGTCTATGTAAATTATTTCACGGTGGGCACCTATAAATTATATGTCAATACTGCTTGTGGAGAGACCGACAGCGTCACGGTAACGGTGGATTCTTCGGACCTGCGGCATTCTACGTTTTCGGCCCCGCTGATAAAGGGTTGTGCGGGTGCTAATAAAATCATGCTGAACGCCGCGTCGAATACGGTACTTAACGCTGCTCACCAATACGGACATATCACGGTCAATACGTCTTATGATACGTATTTCGCCAATTCCCCATTTACCGATTCGATCGTGAATGTGCCATCGGGTACCACCTGGTATGCTTCGTTTCATTATCTGAATCCTTTCCAGCCGATCGTGTACCCTAATGACATGGCTACCTGGGGCTGCGACGCGATCAACGACACGATCGTGGTTCCCAGCTATACCCAGCCCGAATTTAATGCCTCGGCCGCCGTCGCCATTTGCGGCGCCACCCGGCAGGTGGCATTGCTGCCCGACAGCAGCACCGGTGTAACGCCTTATGAATTCCAGATCGTCTCCGGCCCAACGACCACCGCGCTGCAAACAAGCCCGGTATTTTCGGGGATTTCAGCCGGTACGTATACCTTCCAGATGGTCGACGCCTGCGACAACAGCTTTTCCCGCAGCATTACCATCGATACCCTGACGGCACCCACGGTGGTGGCTACCGGGAGCACCTGCGTCGGTAGTGACATGACGTTAACGTTGCCGGCCAGCCCTTTCTACAGCTATTCATGGCAGCTTCCCGACGGCAGCACCAGCACATCCAATACACTGGCTTTACATCCCGTGACGGCATCCGATATCGGAACGTATACCATATCCGTCACCAGCGCCATAGGCGGCTGTACCAATATCACCACCGAATGGTTTTCGTTGAACTCCTGCCTGCCCTTGTTGGAAACGCTGCTCGGTTTCAGCGGCGAGTGGAATCAAGACAACATCAATCTGTACTGGCAAACGACCGACGAACTGAACCTGAGTTATTACATAGTGGAGCGAAGCACAGATGGATACACCTATACGCCGGTGCAACGGGTGACGGCCGGCGACGGATTGCTGAATAATTATACCGCAACCGACACCCATGTGCCGGAGGGGACGGTGTACTACCGGTTGCAGATGGTGAAATTCAACGGCCAGGTAGACTATAGCGGAATTATTTCTTTCAGTAAAGCGCAGACGCAGTCATATAACGTTCATCCAACCCTGGTTACGGGAGATGTCCCGGTTACGGTGACTTGTCCGCGCACGATCAATAATACCTTTATACGGGTGATTGGTGTCGACGGCAAAGTATGGCTTACCGGCAGTATTCCCGCGGGGTCGACAGCCGGGAGCATCGATGTTTCCAGCCTGGCGAAGGGGATGTACTTCGTTGTTTTAATTAACGACGGCAGGACGGTGGCGGCGAAGATCCTAAAACAATAA
- a CDS encoding alpha/beta hydrolase, with protein MKTVKNVVLVHGAFVDGSGYKGVYENLTRQGYNVTVVQNPLTSLADDAKATKIALDAQDGPAILAGHSWGGVVITEAGNHPNVAGLVYIAAFQPDNGETALQWFMTAPPAPENGVLNADDKGIVYYDRAKYHAGFCGDVSKEEAEFMCASQGQFYGECFVTPVTDAAWRKKPAYGIIATEDKSINPDIQHAMYKRSNTQVIEVKGSHAVYVSQPDKVAAYIAHAAKELSAE; from the coding sequence ATGAAAACGGTAAAAAATGTAGTGCTCGTTCATGGTGCATTCGTCGATGGTTCCGGTTACAAAGGGGTTTATGAAAACCTGACCAGGCAAGGATATAATGTCACCGTGGTGCAAAACCCGCTCACGTCCCTGGCCGACGACGCCAAAGCCACCAAAATCGCCCTGGATGCGCAAGACGGCCCCGCCATCCTGGCTGGCCACTCCTGGGGCGGCGTCGTGATCACCGAAGCCGGTAATCACCCGAACGTGGCAGGATTGGTCTATATAGCGGCTTTTCAACCGGACAACGGGGAGACCGCCCTGCAATGGTTTATGACTGCCCCGCCCGCACCGGAGAATGGGGTGCTCAACGCGGATGACAAGGGGATTGTATATTATGACAGGGCCAAGTACCACGCCGGTTTTTGCGGCGACGTGAGCAAAGAAGAGGCCGAATTTATGTGCGCCTCCCAGGGGCAATTTTATGGCGAGTGTTTTGTTACGCCGGTGACCGACGCGGCCTGGAGGAAGAAGCCGGCGTACGGCATCATCGCAACGGAAGACAAAAGCATCAACCCCGACATCCAGCACGCCATGTACAAACGGTCCAATACCCAGGTGATCGAGGTCAAAGGCAGTCACGCCGTATATGTGTCGCAGCCCGATAAAGTGGCTGCATACATCGCCCACGCCGCCAAAGAACTGTCCGCCGAATAA
- a CDS encoding helix-turn-helix domain-containing protein — protein MKLHIKEEKTGGELFLFKDEPAFDRLYFAKDRFNKYFTIAWNPGAPQAVTIDGTEYTFPSHSMVTLLFNQSFSFEDASGIIGWQFNREFYCIIDHDSEVSCVGFLFSSTDHLFVTLNEQHQERLQLLSAVFIQEFRTKDHIQHEMLLVLLKRLIIYVTGLAKSSYAPTPKNQEDRFHIVRKFNLLVEMHFKTEHSVQFYAEQLCKSPKTLSNLFSIYKQKTPSQIIQERVIVEAKRLLRFTDKSVKHITFELGFEDVAYFSNFFKKNTGISPSDFRGSPAASLPPTPHTGLQ, from the coding sequence ATGAAGCTGCATATAAAGGAGGAAAAAACGGGCGGAGAATTATTCCTTTTTAAGGACGAGCCGGCGTTTGACCGGTTATATTTTGCAAAGGACCGGTTCAATAAGTATTTTACGATTGCCTGGAATCCGGGGGCGCCGCAGGCGGTGACTATAGATGGAACGGAATATACGTTTCCTTCCCATTCCATGGTCACCCTTTTGTTTAACCAGTCTTTTAGCTTTGAAGACGCCTCCGGTATCATCGGCTGGCAATTTAACCGTGAATTTTACTGCATCATCGACCATGACAGCGAGGTGAGTTGTGTCGGGTTCCTGTTCAGCAGCACGGACCACCTTTTTGTTACACTGAACGAACAGCATCAGGAAAGACTGCAATTGCTGTCCGCTGTTTTCATCCAGGAATTCCGGACCAAAGACCATATTCAGCATGAAATGCTGCTGGTATTGTTAAAACGGCTCATCATCTATGTAACCGGGCTGGCAAAGTCATCTTACGCCCCGACGCCAAAGAACCAGGAAGACCGGTTCCATATTGTCCGCAAATTCAATTTGCTGGTCGAGATGCATTTTAAGACGGAGCATTCGGTTCAATTTTATGCAGAGCAACTTTGCAAGTCTCCTAAAACTTTATCCAATCTTTTTTCGATCTACAAACAGAAGACGCCGTCCCAGATCATCCAGGAAAGAGTGATCGTAGAAGCCAAACGTCTTTTGCGCTTTACAGACAAGTCGGTGAAGCATATCACGTTTGAGCTTGGTTTCGAGGACGTGGCCTACTTCTCCAATTTTTTCAAGAAGAATACCGGAATATCACCTTCGGACTTTAGGGGTTCCCCGGCTGCCAGCCTCCCCCCAACGCCACATACAGGTCTACAATAG